One part of the Thermococcus radiotolerans genome encodes these proteins:
- a CDS encoding DHH family phosphoesterase has protein sequence MVVKDCPECHGTGKVKVGEKECPVCEGWGYVPADFKVGEKLKGYRNLDYIGVEDEVDEIPCPECHGKGVVPVYDTCPTCGGTGRVLACDICGKVKGPWEPGMETTWICPDCMRKYKVVYVLDKTCDVEDIEVGNVYKGTIDRVERFGVFVRLNPHVRGLIRRKDLLGGRDYKPGDEILVQVLDVKPDRGEVDFIESALKHYKEVVVRKELPITLIGDLRKDMAGQTVRLRGKVTQIQVTGGPTVFTITDGTGITWAAAFEAPGVRAYPNINVGDIVEIIGKVAFHSGEIQIETSDMARLWGPEAAEVKRRIEEELDRRAQPQDVGFLIESEVLEALKPKIMKAAFMIRRAIYEGRPILLRHHADADGYTSGLALEYAIVPLIEEVSPDSGARWKLFKRRPSRAPFYELEDVLKDIIFMVEDHERFGDPLPLLVIVDNGGTSEDIPAYKRIRAFGVPIVVIDHHDPREWVSEDRAKVDDYVDVHVNPHHIKRGYYELTAGMLATEVARFINPEVEDKIKHLPAIAGTGDRSKAPEFYQYLEIAKKAKGLDEEDLKRIAEVIDHEAYFWKFMDGHGVIDEILLLTGNLQRHRELINAIYPEVKEKQEKALKASLPHVKSVVLPNGIRFNTIDIELFAPKFSYPSPGKLSGLIHDHFKEKYGEDAPILTLAYGPDFAVVRAADGMAAYSFDLNEIIPKLQEALPSAGIEGGGHSYAGSIKFFEGMRKEVLEEFAKQVVRLKKTG, from the coding sequence ATGGTGGTTAAGGACTGTCCCGAGTGCCACGGAACCGGGAAGGTTAAGGTTGGCGAGAAGGAGTGCCCCGTTTGTGAGGGCTGGGGTTACGTTCCTGCCGATTTCAAGGTTGGGGAGAAGCTGAAGGGCTATCGCAACCTCGATTACATCGGCGTCGAGGACGAGGTTGACGAGATACCCTGTCCCGAGTGCCACGGGAAGGGTGTAGTGCCGGTTTACGACACTTGCCCGACCTGCGGTGGAACCGGCCGCGTCCTGGCCTGCGACATCTGTGGCAAGGTGAAGGGGCCTTGGGAGCCAGGGATGGAGACCACCTGGATCTGCCCGGACTGCATGCGTAAGTACAAGGTCGTCTACGTTCTCGACAAGACCTGTGACGTGGAGGACATAGAAGTTGGGAACGTCTACAAGGGAACCATAGACAGGGTGGAGCGTTTTGGCGTATTCGTCAGGCTCAACCCGCACGTTAGGGGGTTGATACGCAGGAAGGACCTCCTCGGCGGCAGGGATTACAAGCCAGGGGACGAGATACTGGTCCAGGTTCTCGATGTAAAGCCCGACAGGGGCGAGGTGGACTTCATAGAGTCCGCCCTCAAACACTACAAGGAGGTAGTCGTCAGAAAGGAGCTCCCGATAACGCTCATCGGCGACCTCCGCAAGGACATGGCGGGTCAGACGGTCAGACTGCGCGGCAAGGTCACCCAGATACAGGTGACCGGCGGTCCAACGGTCTTCACGATAACCGATGGAACGGGCATAACGTGGGCGGCCGCCTTCGAGGCGCCTGGGGTTAGGGCCTATCCGAACATAAACGTCGGCGACATCGTGGAGATAATAGGTAAGGTGGCCTTCCACTCCGGCGAGATTCAGATAGAGACCAGCGATATGGCGAGGCTCTGGGGGCCGGAGGCTGCCGAGGTCAAGAGGCGCATAGAGGAGGAGCTCGACAGGCGCGCCCAGCCCCAGGATGTCGGCTTCCTCATTGAGAGCGAGGTTCTTGAGGCTCTGAAGCCGAAGATAATGAAGGCTGCCTTCATGATACGCAGGGCGATCTACGAGGGCAGGCCGATACTGCTGAGGCACCACGCCGACGCCGACGGCTACACCTCCGGCTTGGCTTTGGAGTACGCGATAGTTCCGCTCATCGAGGAAGTCTCGCCGGACTCCGGCGCCAGGTGGAAGCTCTTCAAGCGCAGACCGAGCAGGGCGCCCTTCTACGAGCTGGAGGATGTGCTCAAGGATATCATCTTCATGGTCGAGGACCACGAGAGGTTCGGCGACCCGCTCCCACTGCTCGTCATAGTGGACAACGGCGGAACGAGCGAGGACATTCCTGCCTACAAGCGCATAAGGGCCTTCGGCGTCCCGATAGTCGTCATAGACCACCACGACCCGCGCGAATGGGTGAGCGAGGACAGGGCCAAGGTCGACGACTACGTCGATGTGCACGTCAACCCGCACCACATAAAGCGCGGCTACTACGAGCTAACGGCGGGAATGCTTGCGACCGAGGTGGCCCGCTTCATCAACCCCGAAGTGGAGGACAAGATAAAGCACCTCCCCGCCATAGCCGGAACCGGCGACAGGAGCAAGGCTCCGGAGTTCTACCAGTACCTGGAGATAGCGAAGAAAGCGAAGGGCCTCGACGAGGAAGACCTCAAGAGGATAGCCGAGGTGATAGACCACGAGGCCTACTTCTGGAAGTTCATGGACGGACACGGCGTAATCGACGAGATACTCCTCCTAACCGGCAATCTCCAGAGACACCGCGAGCTCATCAACGCTATCTACCCTGAGGTCAAGGAGAAGCAGGAGAAGGCTTTGAAGGCCTCGCTGCCGCACGTCAAGAGCGTCGTCCTTCCGAACGGGATAAGGTTCAACACGATAGACATCGAGCTCTTTGCTCCAAAGTTCAGCTATCCGAGCCCGGGCAAGCTCTCCGGCCTGATACACGACCACTTCAAGGAGAAGTACGGCGAGGACGCGCCGATACTCACCCTGGCTTATGGTCCGGACTTCGCGGTGGTCAGGGCCGCGGACGGGATGGCGGCATACAGCTTCGACCTGAACGAGATAATTCCAAAGCTCCAGGAGGCCCTGCCGAGCGCGGGGATAGAGGGCGGTGGCCACAGCTACGCCGGCTCGATAAAGTTCTTCGAGGGCATGCGCAAGGAGGTTC
- a CDS encoding MFS transporter, translating to MSLQNYRGFGRDAWLLVAYSFASAFGGNIAWFIFPFYLKSLGFDYTNIGVVFSLSTLAQAAVLLFSGPFGARVGYKRTVLLGVSMMFLGRLVQVLHPTLWMLALGGVLIGIGMALESPSFMALLSGEVEDGKRHYLFSLSSGIGTIASALGILVAGFLSRWLSYGGVFSLVLVVIPIRFAIVLFVRPVLERHSRGLNLDRNLLVRIGRFALPGALIGLGAGIAIPYMGLWFNQRFGTSLESIGWLFAFQQFIMGIGMFLLPMIADRFGSVKTIVSFNGTASVLIGALPFSPAFPVAAVIYILRTILMNIVNPIWNSFMMGFFEEEERSTAMALNSLAWTATFGVGQYVGGVLFDMSLVWPFLITAFLYSLSMVVFWGFFGRAETKGYKPPSA from the coding sequence ATGTCACTGCAGAACTACCGCGGGTTCGGAAGGGACGCATGGCTGCTCGTTGCCTACTCATTCGCCTCCGCCTTCGGGGGCAACATAGCCTGGTTTATCTTCCCCTTCTACCTCAAATCGCTCGGCTTCGACTACACCAACATAGGTGTGGTCTTCTCGCTCTCAACGCTGGCCCAGGCAGCGGTTCTGCTGTTCTCGGGTCCATTCGGCGCGAGGGTGGGCTACAAGAGAACCGTCCTCCTTGGAGTGAGCATGATGTTCCTCGGGAGGCTCGTTCAGGTTCTCCACCCGACCCTCTGGATGCTCGCCCTGGGCGGCGTTCTGATAGGGATAGGCATGGCACTGGAGTCTCCCTCATTCATGGCGCTGCTCAGCGGGGAGGTGGAGGATGGGAAGAGGCACTACCTGTTCAGCCTCTCCTCGGGAATCGGCACGATAGCCTCCGCCCTCGGAATACTCGTCGCCGGCTTTCTCTCGCGCTGGCTGAGCTATGGAGGAGTGTTCTCCCTGGTTCTCGTGGTCATACCGATTCGGTTCGCGATAGTTCTCTTTGTCAGGCCCGTGCTTGAGAGGCATTCCCGTGGGCTGAACCTAGACAGGAACCTCCTCGTCAGAATAGGCCGCTTCGCCCTTCCCGGGGCGCTGATAGGTCTGGGTGCGGGGATAGCGATTCCCTACATGGGGCTCTGGTTCAACCAGCGCTTTGGGACGAGCCTGGAGAGCATTGGCTGGCTCTTCGCATTCCAGCAGTTCATAATGGGGATCGGGATGTTCCTGCTGCCGATGATAGCCGACAGATTCGGCAGCGTTAAGACGATCGTCTCATTCAACGGGACGGCGAGCGTTCTCATCGGCGCCCTTCCGTTCTCGCCGGCCTTCCCCGTTGCGGCGGTGATATACATCCTCAGGACGATACTGATGAACATAGTCAACCCGATATGGAACTCCTTCATGATGGGGTTCTTCGAGGAAGAGGAGCGCTCCACCGCGATGGCTCTTAACAGCCTGGCCTGGACGGCTACCTTTGGGGTGGGCCAGTACGTGGGCGGCGTTCTCTTCGACATGTCCCTGGTCTGGCCGTTCCTGATAACCGCCTTCCTGTACAGCCTCTCGATGGTGGTGTTCTGGGGCTTCTTCGGTAGGGCGGAGACAAAAGGTTATAAGCCACCGTCGGCCTAG
- a CDS encoding S-layer protein, translated as MKKALVLFMGLVVLGLLLTPINAAITGINSSNTVIVLPTTKIVNGVPLHIGEDAITGSRLGAFLVLQGVSQGTYTKTVSVPVEYHSVLIPDENQTYKLNSVDMPDVGVNVSDEPVGHGIVIQVNFSRVDFNSTKKAAEFTDRSVEIIFNENTTPLNIGGDYKVISTTVDGKDTMYFYAYTEVESTTSSLGESITVGSWTLKFVDININQEEMLVDLTYPSGIIKQKTMDKGNYYIMYVDSSGNEDFEWFDTYPSSRINELLERGVKELFVFTPTDFFVGINNAQMVTYDYWHYEKVRQYQDGDVYSGQWVWDIDPANNLYVLYLHVNESLAGFKRVFIGEGSALKLPTEWGLEIAPVFTKNNDGEITGIEGYRFVRVASVTKKVSITAPKIEATDDVYDFIVEDTQLKDFPADKNVIIVGGWVSNKAWELLEQAYGKDTVNAIKDEINQKGYVIKELKNPHNPSYKVIILAGKTYEETRLAVEKFMEEM; from the coding sequence ATGAAAAAGGCTTTGGTTCTGTTTATGGGCCTGGTGGTTCTGGGCCTGCTCCTTACGCCGATTAACGCAGCGATTACGGGAATCAATTCCTCGAACACAGTGATAGTCCTCCCGACCACCAAGATAGTCAACGGTGTGCCGCTCCACATAGGTGAGGACGCCATAACGGGTTCGAGGCTCGGTGCATTCCTGGTTCTCCAGGGTGTTTCTCAGGGGACGTACACGAAAACCGTTTCTGTGCCCGTCGAGTACCACAGCGTGCTCATTCCCGATGAAAACCAGACCTACAAGCTCAACTCCGTTGACATGCCCGACGTCGGCGTTAACGTCAGCGACGAACCGGTTGGGCACGGCATAGTCATCCAGGTCAACTTCTCGCGGGTCGATTTCAACTCCACTAAAAAAGCCGCCGAGTTCACCGACAGGAGCGTCGAGATAATCTTCAACGAGAACACCACTCCCCTAAACATCGGCGGGGACTACAAGGTCATCTCAACGACGGTGGACGGGAAGGACACCATGTACTTCTACGCCTACACGGAAGTCGAATCAACGACGAGCTCCCTGGGAGAGAGCATAACCGTCGGGAGCTGGACCCTGAAGTTCGTTGATATCAACATCAACCAGGAGGAAATGCTGGTTGACCTCACATACCCCAGCGGCATAATCAAACAGAAGACGATGGACAAGGGCAACTACTACATCATGTACGTTGACTCCAGCGGGAACGAGGACTTCGAATGGTTTGATACGTACCCGTCCTCAAGGATAAACGAACTCCTCGAGAGGGGCGTCAAGGAACTCTTCGTGTTCACCCCGACCGACTTCTTCGTGGGAATAAACAACGCCCAGATGGTCACCTACGACTACTGGCACTACGAGAAGGTCAGGCAGTACCAGGACGGCGACGTTTACAGCGGCCAGTGGGTCTGGGACATAGACCCCGCCAACAACCTCTACGTCCTCTACCTCCACGTCAACGAGAGCCTCGCCGGCTTCAAGAGGGTCTTCATCGGCGAGGGCTCCGCTTTGAAGCTGCCCACCGAGTGGGGACTTGAGATAGCACCGGTGTTCACGAAGAACAATGATGGCGAGATAACCGGAATAGAGGGCTACCGCTTCGTGCGCGTTGCATCAGTGACCAAGAAGGTCTCCATAACCGCACCGAAGATCGAAGCAACGGACGACGTCTACGACTTCATAGTCGAGGACACCCAGCTCAAGGACTTCCCGGCTGACAAGAACGTCATAATCGTCGGTGGCTGGGTCAGCAACAAGGCGTGGGAGCTGCTGGAGCAGGCCTACGGCAAGGACACGGTCAACGCGATCAAAGACGAGATAAACCAGAAGGGCTACGTGATAAAGGAGCTCAAGAACCCGCACAACCCGAGCTACAAGGTGATAATCCTGGCAGGAAAGACCTACGAGGAGACCAGACTCGCCGTGGAGAAGTTCATGGAGGAAATGTAA
- a CDS encoding DUF2391 family protein: protein MEKRLEELYSSIEELKRENEMRKAPDKLGWDDIAQEIVGAVTFALPFLFTAELWEIAKDISIERSIAVLFMTLGIAYLFIAKSRIGNLKREELFHIPKRLLTVTGIAYLISAVLIYVYGINNLADFTLGQYINATILISTFAVIGAITVDMVK from the coding sequence ATGGAGAAACGTCTCGAAGAGCTGTACTCCAGCATTGAAGAGTTGAAAAGAGAGAACGAGATGAGAAAAGCCCCGGACAAGCTCGGATGGGACGACATAGCCCAGGAGATAGTCGGGGCGGTCACCTTCGCCCTCCCCTTCCTGTTCACAGCGGAACTCTGGGAGATAGCGAAGGACATCTCCATTGAACGTTCAATCGCGGTACTCTTCATGACCCTTGGCATTGCGTACCTGTTCATAGCCAAATCTCGGATAGGGAACCTGAAGAGGGAGGAACTCTTCCACATCCCCAAGCGACTCCTAACCGTCACGGGAATAGCGTACTTAATCTCGGCCGTTCTGATATACGTGTACGGAATCAACAACCTGGCCGACTTCACCCTCGGTCAGTACATCAACGCGACCATACTTATAAGCACCTTCGCGGTGATAGGTGCCATAACCGTTGACATGGTGAAGTGA
- a CDS encoding DUF3226 domain-containing protein produces MRVITGDRFEAFADEKAILFPEYRKNRDELIDFVDSLTGEETVVTASLELIDLIAWKFRRGEENVLIYSDTGKSLTMKEVYELRKYLDFDVRGGFSGEKARSSVLFVEGKTDSKFFKAVFKKLFEFKESREAPYSLRFVERVFERDNFDLLKREEDEYYIAVLPSEGNSGVIRNLGNFLKAMDVFDFTVERLGVAIDIDEDRDAALASITGKLSGFGHRKTPLGYLVGKTEVVPLIIGLPFGDEVIEWKKPTVEDLMLHLIAREGLLERIKPGLKALNESLGRKLKPKEVMYLALSAYGHWGNLEGFYELFVMRSRFRNLKVVLREAGLMESLAYLAGRERGR; encoded by the coding sequence ATGAGGGTAATAACCGGAGACAGGTTCGAGGCCTTCGCAGATGAGAAGGCCATTCTATTCCCCGAATACAGGAAAAACCGCGATGAACTCATCGATTTCGTGGATTCCCTAACCGGAGAGGAGACCGTCGTTACGGCGAGTCTTGAGCTCATCGATTTAATCGCCTGGAAGTTCAGGCGGGGCGAGGAGAACGTCCTCATATACTCCGACACGGGGAAGAGCCTCACAATGAAGGAGGTCTACGAGCTGAGGAAGTACCTCGATTTCGACGTCCGCGGTGGCTTTTCTGGGGAGAAGGCGAGGTCAAGCGTCCTCTTCGTCGAGGGGAAGACCGACTCCAAGTTCTTCAAGGCGGTCTTCAAGAAGCTCTTCGAGTTCAAGGAGAGCAGGGAGGCCCCATACAGCCTGCGGTTCGTCGAGCGCGTCTTTGAGCGTGACAACTTCGACCTGCTGAAGCGCGAGGAGGACGAGTACTACATCGCGGTGCTGCCGAGTGAGGGCAACTCCGGGGTGATAAGGAACCTCGGCAACTTCCTCAAGGCCATGGACGTCTTCGACTTCACAGTCGAGAGGCTTGGAGTCGCCATCGACATCGATGAGGACAGAGACGCCGCCCTGGCCTCGATAACCGGAAAACTCTCCGGCTTCGGGCACAGGAAAACGCCCCTCGGCTACCTCGTCGGGAAAACCGAGGTGGTTCCCCTGATAATCGGCCTGCCCTTCGGGGACGAGGTCATCGAGTGGAAGAAGCCGACCGTCGAGGATTTGATGCTCCACCTCATAGCGCGGGAGGGGCTCCTGGAGAGGATAAAGCCGGGACTCAAGGCCCTCAACGAGAGCCTCGGGAGGAAGCTCAAGCCCAAGGAAGTCATGTACCTGGCCCTTTCTGCCTACGGGCACTGGGGCAACCTGGAGGGCTTCTACGAGCTGTTCGTCATGCGCTCACGCTTCAGAAACCTCAAAGTGGTTCTAAGGGAGGCCGGACTCATGGAGAGCCTCGCCTACCTGGCAGGTAGGGAGCGGGGGCGTTGA
- a CDS encoding HAD family hydrolase, with protein sequence MKLVSFDVWNTLLDINVMLDAMAVELSKLMGACIIDVVEGMMLSRERIKRMRAQTAGDPSRALEESQEMLAELLGTDVELVKRAAARATLNVDDEIILPGAKEALEGVKRKGLKVTVTGNVMFWPGSYTRLLLERFGLMKSIDKTFFADEVLAYKPMPEMFKKPLEVFGVEPDEAIHIGDTYAEDFKGALRTGMWAVWINPEAEEVRKIHERGFEVPGVEGILEVLGRISD encoded by the coding sequence ATGAAGCTCGTTTCATTCGACGTCTGGAACACACTCCTAGACATCAACGTCATGCTCGATGCGATGGCCGTCGAGCTCTCCAAGCTGATGGGGGCGTGCATAATAGACGTCGTCGAGGGAATGATGCTCTCCCGCGAGAGGATAAAGCGCATGAGGGCCCAGACAGCTGGAGACCCCTCTAGGGCCCTCGAAGAGAGCCAGGAGATGCTGGCGGAACTCCTGGGAACAGACGTCGAGCTCGTCAAGAGGGCCGCCGCGAGGGCAACCCTCAACGTTGACGACGAGATAATCCTCCCCGGAGCGAAGGAGGCGCTGGAGGGCGTTAAGAGAAAGGGGCTGAAGGTTACCGTGACGGGCAACGTGATGTTCTGGCCGGGTTCATACACACGCCTTTTACTTGAGCGCTTTGGCCTTATGAAATCAATAGACAAGACCTTCTTCGCCGACGAGGTTCTGGCTTACAAACCGATGCCAGAGATGTTCAAAAAGCCGCTGGAGGTCTTTGGAGTCGAGCCGGACGAGGCAATTCACATCGGAGACACTTACGCGGAGGACTTTAAGGGAGCGCTGAGGACAGGCATGTGGGCGGTCTGGATAAACCCAGAGGCAGAAGAGGTCAGGAAAATCCACGAGAGGGGCTTCGAGGTTCCAGGAGTTGAGGGGATTCTGGAGGTGCTGGGGAGGATTTCAGATTAA
- a CDS encoding type II toxin-antitoxin system VapC family toxin, giving the protein MDSNVFIEALKGNPEAEKILTRLFHSDARVFINDVVFSEVMYHFIRIRVGSYWEAKKNPETVAKTVGEFEEVVLPLLAIPDFLEVNYDVSTRALRLSKTYGLLPNDSIILATAEYYGIDALVSLDGDFRRACEGEGIVLVSSSEDL; this is encoded by the coding sequence GTGGACAGTAACGTTTTCATCGAAGCACTTAAAGGGAATCCTGAGGCTGAAAAGATACTAACACGGCTCTTTCATTCAGACGCCAGAGTTTTTATTAACGACGTAGTTTTCAGCGAGGTCATGTATCATTTTATACGCATCAGGGTCGGTTCCTACTGGGAGGCTAAGAAAAACCCCGAGACAGTGGCAAAAACTGTGGGGGAGTTTGAGGAAGTTGTGCTCCCGCTATTGGCGATTCCGGATTTCCTTGAGGTTAATTATGATGTGTCCACGAGGGCACTGCGGCTCTCGAAGACCTATGGACTACTTCCGAACGACTCGATTATTCTGGCGACGGCTGAGTACTACGGCATTGATGCCTTGGTCTCTCTCGATGGCGATTTCAGGCGAGCTTGTGAGGGGGAAGGGATAGTTTTGGTGTCCTCCTCGGAGGATCTTTAA
- a CDS encoding type II toxin-antitoxin system VapC family toxin, whose product MIVVDASVLVKVLLKEPGWEEIELDSSTATLDYAFVEGMNAIWKAIRRGRATEEAGRNLITVLKLIGEGMLTFEAQNFFERGLEIALGENITIYDALYIALAEVLNAEFLTADEKQYLAAKNYVKAMLVE is encoded by the coding sequence GTGATAGTCGTTGATGCCTCGGTTCTCGTCAAGGTTCTCCTCAAGGAACCAGGCTGGGAGGAGATTGAGCTCGATTCCAGCACGGCGACGCTGGACTATGCCTTCGTTGAAGGAATGAATGCTATATGGAAAGCCATTAGGAGGGGTAGAGCCACCGAAGAGGCCGGCAGGAACCTTATAACCGTCCTCAAACTCATCGGGGAGGGTATGCTCACGTTTGAGGCGCAAAACTTCTTCGAGAGGGGGCTGGAAATAGCATTGGGGGAGAACATCACGATCTACGATGCCCTTTACATAGCCCTGGCCGAGGTACTGAACGCGGAATTTCTGACTGCGGACGAGAAACAGTATCTGGCCGCCAAAAACTACGTCAAGGCGATGCTCGTTGAATAG
- the vapB gene encoding type II toxin-antitoxin system VapB family antitoxin yields MAIVTVRVPDELKLKMKELNVNWSEEIREFIRRRIDEEERRKKIKEAMEILKRTPVSVEKGFAAKSVREDRDSR; encoded by the coding sequence ATGGCCATTGTTACTGTCCGCGTTCCCGATGAGTTGAAGCTCAAGATGAAGGAGCTTAACGTAAACTGGAGCGAGGAGATTAGAGAGTTCATAAGAAGGCGCATAGACGAGGAAGAACGGAGAAAGAAGATAAAAGAGGCCATGGAGATACTCAAACGCACACCGGTTTCTGTCGAGAAGGGGTTTGCAGCGAAGTCCGTGAGGGAGGACCGTGATAGTCGTTGA
- a CDS encoding DNA polymerase has product MILDTDYITEDGKPVIRIFKKENGEFKIEYDRNFEPYIYALLKDDSAIEDVKKITAERHGKVVKVKRAEKVKKKFLGRPLEVWVLYFTHPQDVPAIRDRIRAHPAVVDIYEYDIPFAKRYLIDKGLIPMEGDEELKLLSFDIETLYHEGEEFGTGPILMISYADEDEARVITWKKVDLPYVDVVSTEKEMIKRFLKVVKEKDPDVLITYNGDNFDFAYLKKRCEKLGIKFTLGRDGSEPKIQRMGDRFAVEVKGRIHFDLYPVIRRTINLPTYTLEAVYEAVFGKPKEKVYPEEITTAWESGEGLERVAHYSMEDAKVTFELGREFFPMEAQLSRLIGQSLWDVSRSSTGNLVEWFLLRKAYERNELAPNKPDERELARRRGGYAGGYVKEPERGLWDNIVYLDFRSLYPSIIITHNVSPDTLNREGCKEYDTAPQVGHRFCKDVPGFIPSLLGALLDERQKIKKRMKASIDPLEKKLLDYRQKAIKILANSFYGYYGYARSRWYCKECAESVTAWGRDYIEMVIRELEEKFGFKVLYADTDGLHATIPGADAETVKKKAKEFLKYINPKLPGLLELEYEGFYVRGFFVTKKKYAVIDEEGKITTRGLEIVRRDWSEIAKETQARVLEAILRHGDVEEAVRIVKDVTEKLSRYEVPPEKLVIHEQITRELKDYKATGPHVAIAKRLAARGIKVRPGTVISYIVLKGSGRIGDRAIPFDEFDPTKHKYDAEYYIENQVLPAVERILKAFGYKKEELRYQKTRQVGLGAWLKPKGKK; this is encoded by the coding sequence ATGATCCTCGATACCGACTACATCACAGAGGATGGAAAGCCCGTCATAAGGATATTCAAGAAGGAAAACGGCGAGTTCAAGATAGAATATGACAGGAACTTTGAGCCTTACATCTACGCTCTCCTGAAGGACGATTCTGCCATAGAGGACGTGAAGAAGATAACCGCCGAGCGCCACGGCAAGGTCGTTAAGGTGAAGCGCGCCGAGAAGGTTAAGAAGAAGTTCCTCGGCAGGCCCCTGGAGGTCTGGGTTCTCTACTTCACCCATCCCCAGGACGTCCCGGCGATAAGGGACAGGATACGCGCCCATCCTGCCGTCGTTGACATCTACGAGTACGACATACCCTTCGCCAAGCGCTACCTCATAGACAAGGGTCTGATTCCGATGGAAGGCGACGAGGAGCTCAAGCTACTCTCCTTCGACATCGAGACTCTCTACCACGAGGGCGAGGAGTTCGGAACCGGGCCGATTCTGATGATTAGCTACGCCGACGAGGACGAGGCGAGGGTCATAACGTGGAAGAAAGTCGACCTCCCCTACGTTGACGTCGTCTCCACCGAGAAGGAGATGATAAAGCGCTTCCTCAAGGTCGTGAAGGAGAAGGATCCGGATGTCCTCATAACCTACAACGGCGACAACTTCGACTTCGCCTACCTCAAGAAGCGGTGCGAGAAGCTCGGGATAAAGTTCACCCTTGGGAGAGATGGGAGCGAGCCCAAAATCCAGCGCATGGGAGACAGGTTTGCAGTCGAGGTGAAGGGCAGAATACACTTCGACCTCTACCCCGTCATAAGGAGGACGATAAACCTTCCAACCTACACCCTTGAGGCGGTTTACGAGGCAGTCTTTGGAAAGCCGAAGGAGAAGGTCTACCCCGAGGAGATAACCACCGCCTGGGAGAGCGGCGAGGGGCTTGAGAGGGTCGCGCACTACTCCATGGAGGACGCGAAGGTCACCTTTGAACTCGGCAGGGAGTTCTTCCCGATGGAGGCCCAGCTCTCAAGGCTGATAGGCCAGAGCCTCTGGGACGTCTCCCGCTCAAGCACCGGCAACCTCGTGGAGTGGTTCCTCCTGAGGAAGGCCTACGAGAGGAACGAGCTCGCCCCAAACAAGCCCGACGAGCGGGAACTTGCGAGACGGCGCGGGGGCTACGCGGGTGGATACGTTAAGGAGCCGGAGCGGGGACTGTGGGACAACATAGTCTACCTGGACTTCCGCAGCCTGTATCCCTCGATCATCATCACCCACAACGTCTCGCCGGACACTCTAAACCGCGAGGGCTGTAAAGAGTACGACACCGCCCCACAGGTCGGCCACAGGTTCTGTAAGGACGTCCCGGGCTTCATCCCGAGCCTTTTGGGTGCTCTTCTCGACGAGAGGCAGAAGATAAAGAAGAGGATGAAGGCCAGCATAGACCCGCTGGAGAAGAAACTCCTCGATTACAGGCAGAAGGCCATTAAAATCCTCGCCAACAGCTTCTACGGCTACTACGGCTACGCCCGGTCCCGCTGGTACTGCAAGGAGTGCGCCGAGAGCGTTACGGCATGGGGCAGGGACTACATCGAGATGGTGATCCGCGAGCTGGAGGAGAAGTTTGGCTTCAAGGTGCTCTATGCTGACACCGACGGTCTCCATGCCACTATTCCTGGAGCGGACGCCGAGACGGTCAAGAAGAAGGCGAAGGAGTTCTTAAAATACATCAACCCCAAACTCCCGGGACTTCTCGAACTCGAATACGAGGGCTTCTACGTCAGGGGGTTCTTCGTGACGAAGAAGAAGTACGCGGTCATAGACGAGGAGGGCAAGATAACCACGCGGGGGCTTGAGATCGTCCGGCGCGACTGGAGCGAGATAGCCAAGGAGACCCAGGCGAGGGTTTTGGAGGCCATACTGAGGCACGGTGACGTCGAGGAGGCCGTCAGGATAGTCAAGGACGTTACCGAGAAGCTGAGCAGGTACGAGGTTCCGCCGGAGAAGCTGGTCATCCACGAGCAGATTACCAGGGAGCTAAAGGATTACAAGGCCACCGGCCCGCACGTGGCCATAGCGAAGCGCCTCGCGGCGAGGGGAATAAAGGTACGCCCCGGCACGGTGATAAGCTACATCGTCCTCAAGGGCTCCGGAAGGATAGGCGACAGGGCGATTCCCTTCGACGAGTTCGACCCGACGAAGCACAAGTACGACGCGGAATACTACATCGAGAACCAGGTCCTGCCGGCCGTGGAGAGGATTCTGAAGGCCTTCGGCTACAAGAAGGAGGAGCTCAGGTATCAGAAAACGAGGCAGGTCGGCCTCGGGGCGTGGCTTAAGCCGAAGGGGAAGAAGTGA